The Lactobacillus sp. ESL0680 genome has a segment encoding these proteins:
- a CDS encoding MFS transporter, translating to MGIFLKNKNFRKLTLASWLSTAGDILFYLALMTYASKLHNYTLAISLISITEAIPRLIQSLSGYYADRTKNKLKMIVWLAIIRFVLYLIVGLLFVTNIAGWNLVLIVIGINFISDISGMYSSGLTTPLIVDLVGANEISEAEGFTSGISEIISTIAQFIGSGLLLFFSYSNLAIINALTFLAAGLLYVSINHSYLQDHAKEEIKVNEQGFFTTLKSSFMQIKKANGLLTVISVIALLNGILMALEPLISIVVAGNKTMLIGTYSFTIALIGVINSIGLALGSAIGTMIFKKASLFTITLLDTVVSAGTALAVIAQNIIATLIFIVLLSFFAGVASPKMSQWLVSAVDRTILSSSIGALNTILQVAGPLMTTIFTSIASAININVALASLIVVSVAVFIVAFYVMKKTQKTTPEVEPNID from the coding sequence ATGGGCATTTTTTTAAAGAACAAAAACTTTCGTAAACTAACACTTGCCAGCTGGTTATCAACTGCTGGCGACATTCTGTTCTACTTGGCATTAATGACTTATGCCAGCAAATTACATAATTACACGCTAGCAATCTCATTAATTTCAATTACTGAAGCAATTCCACGGTTAATCCAAAGTTTAAGTGGTTATTATGCCGACAGAACTAAGAACAAGTTAAAAATGATTGTTTGGTTGGCGATTATTCGCTTTGTCCTTTATCTGATTGTCGGGTTACTATTTGTCACTAACATTGCTGGCTGGAATTTAGTTCTAATCGTTATTGGCATCAACTTCATCTCTGACATTTCGGGTATGTACTCAAGCGGCTTAACAACGCCACTAATTGTTGATCTAGTGGGTGCAAACGAAATATCTGAAGCTGAAGGTTTTACCAGCGGTATTTCAGAAATCATTTCAACAATTGCGCAATTTATTGGCTCTGGTTTACTATTATTTTTCTCATATTCTAACTTGGCAATTATCAATGCTTTAACCTTTTTAGCAGCCGGTTTATTATACGTCAGTATCAATCATAGTTACCTTCAAGACCACGCCAAAGAAGAAATTAAAGTTAACGAACAAGGCTTCTTCACCACGTTAAAGTCATCCTTCATGCAAATCAAAAAGGCTAACGGCCTATTAACTGTTATCTCTGTTATTGCCTTGTTAAACGGCATTTTGATGGCACTTGAACCACTGATTTCAATTGTGGTTGCTGGAAATAAAACCATGTTAATTGGTACTTACAGTTTTACCATTGCCTTAATTGGTGTTATAAATTCAATTGGACTTGCTCTAGGCAGTGCCATTGGAACCATGATTTTTAAGAAGGCCTCACTATTTACCATCACTTTACTTGATACAGTGGTTAGTGCTGGAACCGCACTTGCCGTTATTGCCCAAAATATTATTGCCACCTTGATTTTTATTGTCCTGCTTAGTTTCTTTGCCGGCGTTGCCAGTCCCAAAATGTCCCAATGGCTTGTTTCAGCAGTTGACCGCACGATTTTATCCTCATCAATTGGAGCACTAAACACGATTTTACAAGTTGCTGGCCCCCTGATGACTACCATCTTTACCAGTATCGCCAGTGCAATTAATATTAATGTCGCACTAGCCAGCCTAATTGTGGTTAGCGTCGCTGTCTTCATTGTTGCCTTTTACGTAATGAAGAAGACACAAAAGACAACGCCAGAAGTAGAACCAAATATTGACTAA
- a CDS encoding cytochrome C5, with the protein MGKDPRITRREYRKRYVESETDREKIVQQSVETKHYSLRVPTRTNYRHLKLNFWEIFSDRPYIAVAIIVLAIFFIMAKLWWLLVLLLVLVVIGIYLIGRSHHPDRVLSLEFKLKASRKLSMLRALQFGGAIIIFLATYMKKVVTVDFSSAGSTDGFQIVQGLLSDRGGVYGQQGSYFLNLLNTLTGGQLWGTYRYATNSAQMMNSNAGRWIVIWVLLLMIAPAFCVLAQFFREPYSRNTMLVASGITTISFILTPTLMRKWIVAYAMENQMSQAQAQAVVSVGPMAYVAMGCALMVLIISIYRVIKKDRFE; encoded by the coding sequence ATGGGGAAAGATCCACGCATAACAAGGCGTGAATATCGCAAACGGTATGTTGAAAGTGAAACAGATAGAGAAAAAATTGTCCAACAAAGTGTTGAGACCAAGCACTATTCACTGCGCGTGCCGACACGTACGAATTACCGTCATTTAAAGCTGAATTTTTGGGAAATTTTTTCTGATCGACCGTATATTGCTGTTGCGATTATTGTCTTGGCAATTTTCTTCATTATGGCGAAATTGTGGTGGCTGCTGGTTTTATTACTGGTATTAGTCGTAATTGGGATTTATCTTATTGGCCGCAGCCATCACCCTGACCGTGTTTTAAGTCTTGAATTTAAATTAAAAGCATCACGTAAACTCAGTATGCTGCGGGCATTGCAGTTTGGTGGGGCAATCATCATCTTCTTGGCAACATATATGAAAAAAGTGGTCACGGTTGACTTTTCATCGGCTGGGTCAACTGATGGTTTTCAAATTGTCCAGGGACTATTATCTGATCGCGGCGGTGTGTATGGGCAACAAGGTTCATATTTTTTGAATTTGCTTAATACACTAACTGGCGGACAACTATGGGGAACATATCGTTACGCGACAAATAGCGCGCAAATGATGAACAGCAATGCAGGCCGCTGGATTGTGATTTGGGTATTGCTATTAATGATTGCCCCGGCATTTTGCGTGTTGGCGCAGTTCTTTAGAGAGCCATATTCGCGCAATACAATGTTAGTTGCGTCAGGCATAACTACGATTAGCTTTATCTTAACGCCGACTTTGATGCGGAAATGGATTGTGGCGTACGCAATGGAAAATCAGATGTCTCAGGCGCAGGCACAAGCGGTAGTAAGTGTCGGACCAATGGCTTATGTGGCAATGGGCTGTGCCTTAATGGTGTTAATAATTTCAATTTACCGTGTGATTAAAAAAGACCGATTTGAATAA
- a CDS encoding MFS transporter: MILTKSYKLPAGWHKSFYTLWLGCFITGMGYSMTMPFISLFIADLGHYSKLQINLYSGLAFAMTFIAQAIVSPYWGNLADRKGRKLMCMRASGVMALTITATGFAPNAIYIIVMRFIQGAFSGYINNATALIAGETPHQRSGWVMSQMMTAGTAGNLVGPLLGGVLSSFFGNWLGGVWGYRIPFFITGFLMLLVFIGSTFLVSEEFTPISREEMKPMGEIMHELPNIKLIVIMFITTLLVQAANMSIDPIVSLYVKSMMPNSKNIAFVAGIVAATPGLGTLLAASQVGHKMDEIGPLKILRLGLIVGAVLFVPMALTHSPWMLAGLRFLLGIASAAMLPAAQTVLTLNTPTESFGRIFSYNQSFQAVGSVFGSMMGSIISGVFNYATVFWTTGFTLLINFILIIFFTLKKQHK; encoded by the coding sequence ATCATTTTGACAAAATCTTACAAGTTACCAGCTGGGTGGCATAAATCGTTTTATACCCTCTGGCTTGGCTGCTTTATTACAGGTATGGGCTATTCGATGACAATGCCCTTTATTTCTTTATTTATCGCGGACCTTGGTCACTACAGTAAGTTGCAAATCAACCTATATTCCGGACTAGCCTTTGCTATGACCTTCATTGCGCAAGCAATCGTTTCGCCTTATTGGGGCAACCTCGCTGACCGCAAAGGACGCAAATTGATGTGTATGCGTGCTTCCGGCGTAATGGCTTTAACCATTACTGCCACTGGTTTCGCACCCAACGCTATTTACATTATCGTCATGCGGTTCATTCAAGGCGCATTTTCCGGATACATCAATAACGCCACAGCATTAATTGCTGGTGAAACACCACACCAACGCAGCGGTTGGGTAATGAGCCAAATGATGACTGCCGGAACTGCCGGCAACTTGGTCGGCCCACTGCTTGGTGGTGTTTTATCCAGTTTCTTTGGTAACTGGCTCGGCGGCGTTTGGGGTTATCGAATTCCCTTCTTTATCACTGGCTTCTTAATGTTACTGGTCTTCATTGGGTCTACCTTCCTAGTTAGCGAAGAATTTACCCCGATTTCTCGTGAAGAAATGAAGCCAATGGGCGAAATCATGCACGAGTTACCTAACATTAAGTTAATCGTCATCATGTTTATTACTACCTTACTCGTTCAGGCAGCTAACATGTCAATTGACCCAATCGTTTCACTTTATGTCAAATCAATGATGCCTAACAGCAAGAATATTGCCTTTGTCGCCGGTATCGTTGCCGCAACTCCGGGCTTAGGTACACTGCTCGCCGCTTCTCAAGTTGGTCACAAAATGGACGAAATTGGGCCTCTGAAAATTTTACGCTTAGGATTAATTGTTGGCGCCGTTCTTTTCGTTCCGATGGCCCTCACCCATTCACCATGGATGCTGGCAGGATTAAGATTTTTGCTTGGAATTGCCAGTGCAGCCATGCTGCCGGCAGCGCAAACTGTTTTAACTCTCAACACACCAACAGAAAGCTTTGGTCGAATTTTCAGTTATAACCAGTCGTTCCAAGCCGTTGGTTCCGTCTTTGGTTCTATGATGGGATCAATTATCTCTGGCGTCTTCAATTACGCTACAGTCTTTTGGACAACTGGCTTTACTTTATTAATCAATTTCATTCTGATTATTTTCTTCACTTTGAAAAAACAACATAAGTAA
- a CDS encoding histidine phosphatase family protein — protein sequence MKKWMKTVVSFISVFALFLVGTNQVSAKSSKATKPVVIYLTRHGETTANVMHLAQGWSDYTLTDNGVKGAQYLGMGLKGTKFKAAYSGDLTRQEKTAQGALDYSGNKKVKLQIDWRLRECNYGSYEGRPDIAKNVPEIAAYYGYSSTEDFQTKTGKLFQNKMQDGYYALDQANKLDTTLPQQYRAEQSTAVQKRMTEVLTAIAKKYQKKGGNVLVVSSGMSINMFLSAQDYPEYQGVGIANDAVTKLTYKDGKFKLAGPIGDLKYFNAGKETADK from the coding sequence ATGAAAAAGTGGATGAAGACAGTTGTGTCATTCATTAGTGTATTTGCGCTCTTTTTGGTTGGAACAAACCAAGTGTCTGCTAAGAGCAGTAAGGCAACTAAGCCAGTAGTTATTTATTTAACTCGTCATGGTGAAACTACTGCTAATGTAATGCACTTGGCCCAAGGCTGGAGCGATTATACTCTAACTGATAATGGTGTTAAAGGTGCCCAATATCTTGGAATGGGATTGAAGGGCACCAAGTTCAAGGCTGCATATTCTGGCGACTTAACTCGTCAGGAAAAGACAGCTCAAGGTGCTTTGGATTATTCTGGCAATAAGAAGGTCAAATTACAGATTGACTGGCGACTTCGTGAATGCAATTATGGCAGTTATGAAGGCCGTCCAGATATTGCCAAAAATGTTCCTGAAATTGCAGCTTATTATGGTTACAGCAGTACTGAAGACTTTCAAACTAAGACTGGTAAATTGTTCCAAAATAAGATGCAAGACGGCTACTATGCTTTAGATCAAGCTAATAAGCTAGATACTACTTTGCCGCAACAATATCGTGCGGAGCAATCAACCGCGGTTCAAAAGCGGATGACAGAAGTATTAACTGCAATTGCTAAAAAGTATCAAAAGAAGGGCGGCAATGTCCTGGTAGTTAGCTCAGGAATGTCGATCAACATGTTCTTGTCAGCTCAAGACTATCCAGAATACCAAGGTGTTGGTATAGCTAATGATGCTGTTACTAAGTTGACCTATAAAGATGGTAAATTTAAGTTAGCAGGACCAATTGGCGATTTGAAATACTTCAATGCTGGTAAGGAAACAGCAGATAAGTAA
- a CDS encoding 6-phospho-beta-glucosidase, which yields MDTSNFPKDFLWGGATAANQLEGAYQEGGKGLSLPDVLPGGKERMTVVNEPDFDFTIDPKRFYPNHIGIDHYHHFKEDIALFAEMGFKCYRFSIAWSRIFPNGDETEPNEEGLKFYDALIDECLKYKIEPVITISHYELPLNLVKKYGGWKNKQLIDFYERFARTVLTRYHDKVKYWMTFNEINSAAHFPVMGQGLVASNGANDKKNVYQAWHNQFVGSSKAVKIGHELDPDLKIGCMILYATTYSYDCDPKNQLAALQDNQANNFFCADVQVRGHYPAYTKSLLARNGVKLSDLDYTQEELDLLAKYPVDYIGFSYYMSSVVDVTHEKQETVNGNLMGGVKNPFLKSSDWGWQIDPTGLRIALNQLSDRYQKPVFIVENGLGAIDKPDENHYVVDDYRIDYLREHIEAISGAIDDGVDVMGYTPWGCIDLVSASTGEMSKRYGFIYVDEDDHCEGSFKRYKKKSFDWYKNVIATNGQDLG from the coding sequence ATGGATACAAGTAATTTTCCTAAAGACTTTTTATGGGGCGGCGCTACTGCTGCCAATCAATTAGAAGGAGCTTATCAAGAAGGCGGCAAGGGTCTATCACTACCTGACGTTTTGCCAGGTGGTAAGGAACGGATGACCGTTGTTAATGAACCTGACTTTGACTTCACGATTGATCCTAAGCGCTTCTATCCTAACCATATTGGGATTGACCACTATCACCACTTTAAAGAAGATATTGCACTGTTTGCAGAAATGGGCTTTAAGTGTTACCGTTTTTCAATTGCATGGTCCAGAATTTTTCCTAATGGTGATGAAACTGAACCTAATGAAGAAGGCTTGAAGTTTTACGATGCCTTAATTGATGAATGTTTGAAATACAAGATTGAGCCTGTAATTACCATTTCACACTATGAATTACCATTGAACTTGGTTAAGAAGTATGGTGGCTGGAAGAACAAGCAATTAATCGACTTTTATGAGCGGTTTGCTCGGACAGTATTAACTCGTTACCATGATAAAGTTAAATACTGGATGACTTTCAACGAAATTAACAGTGCTGCGCACTTCCCAGTAATGGGTCAAGGCTTGGTTGCTTCTAATGGTGCTAACGACAAGAAGAATGTCTACCAAGCATGGCACAACCAATTTGTTGGTAGTAGCAAAGCAGTTAAGATTGGTCATGAATTAGATCCTGATTTAAAGATTGGCTGCATGATTTTGTATGCTACTACTTACAGTTATGATTGTGATCCTAAGAACCAATTAGCTGCACTGCAAGATAACCAAGCTAATAACTTCTTCTGTGCCGATGTTCAAGTACGTGGTCACTATCCAGCTTACACTAAGAGTTTATTGGCTCGTAACGGTGTTAAGTTGAGCGATCTTGACTACACTCAAGAGGAATTAGATTTATTAGCTAAATATCCTGTTGATTACATTGGCTTTAGTTATTACATGTCATCAGTTGTTGATGTTACTCATGAAAAGCAAGAAACAGTTAATGGTAACCTGATGGGCGGCGTTAAGAACCCATTCTTGAAGAGCAGTGATTGGGGCTGGCAAATTGATCCAACTGGATTAAGAATTGCCTTGAACCAATTATCTGACCGTTACCAAAAGCCTGTCTTTATTGTTGAAAATGGTCTTGGTGCAATTGATAAGCCAGATGAAAACCACTATGTTGTTGATGATTACCGCATTGACTACTTGCGTGAACATATTGAAGCAATTTCAGGCGCAATTGATGATGGTGTTGATGTTATGGGTTATACTCCATGGGGCTGTATTGACTTAGTTAGTGCATCAACTGGTGAAATGTCCAAACGTTACGGCTTTATCTATGTCGATGAAGACGATCATTGTGAAGGCAGCTTTAAGCGTTACAAGAAGAAGTCATTTGACTGGTATAAGAATGTAATTGCTACTAACGGTCAAGATTTGGGATAA
- a CDS encoding beta-glucoside-specific PTS transporter subunit IIABC, whose product MAYEDLSQKIITNVGGKDNVASVVHCTTRLRFKLKDEKKANDDAMKSTDGVISLVKSGGQYQVVIGNNVADVYDTLIKVGGFSDGGEVADDYVDTSNMSIADRFIDLISGIFNPILGPMCAAGMIKGFNAMFVALGWEAQTSGTYTVLNAIGDSLFYFLPVILGISAAKKFKLDGYLGATIGAALCYPTIVAMTSSKTTLFTLFKGTIFQAPIHMTFLGIPVISMNYTSSVIPIILAVWFASKVHKLARKIIPDVVKTFLVPFMVLLITIPVTFIVIGPIATWLGDAIAAGVSAVYNFSPILAGVLMGAFWQVFVIFGVHWGFVAVMMTNIAAMGYDPILGLSLAASFAQTGVVAAIIFQTKNEKTRSLAIPAVVSGIFGVTEPAIYGVTLPRKKPFYISCIASAIGGGLIGMFGTKVYIMAGMGIFSIPDAISKNGIDMRVYGLIIAMAVATVLGFGLQMLFGKSSVDAPLDGEAVPAGAAVAEGNANAEVETIANDEAADTAVKAEVVAAPLNGTVVDLKDVKDKVFSSGAMGQGAAIEPSEGKVYSPINGQIAMVFPTGHAIGLRSDNGAEVMIHIGMDTVELDGKGFKTLVEKDQAVKVGDPLIEFDIDAIKKAGYVVTTPVIVTNSKDYNDVKVLADGQVKATDAFIDLK is encoded by the coding sequence ATGGCTTACGAAGATTTAAGTCAAAAGATTATCACCAATGTTGGTGGTAAGGACAACGTAGCCAGTGTTGTTCACTGTACAACACGGTTGCGCTTTAAGTTGAAGGATGAAAAAAAGGCCAACGATGATGCAATGAAATCAACTGATGGAGTTATTTCATTGGTTAAATCTGGTGGTCAGTATCAAGTAGTTATCGGTAATAACGTTGCCGATGTTTATGATACTTTAATCAAAGTTGGTGGCTTTTCCGACGGCGGTGAAGTTGCTGATGATTATGTAGATACCAGCAACATGAGTATTGCCGATCGCTTTATTGATTTGATTTCTGGTATTTTCAACCCAATCTTAGGGCCAATGTGTGCGGCCGGAATGATTAAAGGTTTCAATGCGATGTTCGTTGCATTGGGCTGGGAAGCACAAACTTCTGGTACTTACACAGTATTAAATGCTATTGGCGACAGTTTGTTCTACTTCTTGCCAGTTATCTTAGGTATTTCTGCAGCTAAGAAGTTTAAGCTTGATGGCTACCTTGGTGCGACAATTGGTGCTGCACTTTGTTACCCAACAATTGTTGCGATGACTAGCAGCAAGACAACTTTGTTTACTTTATTTAAGGGAACAATTTTCCAAGCTCCAATCCACATGACTTTCCTTGGAATTCCGGTAATTTCGATGAACTATACTTCATCAGTTATTCCGATTATCTTGGCAGTTTGGTTTGCTTCTAAAGTACATAAATTAGCACGAAAGATTATTCCTGACGTTGTTAAGACTTTCTTAGTACCATTTATGGTTCTGCTGATTACTATCCCAGTAACCTTTATCGTAATTGGACCAATTGCTACTTGGCTTGGTGATGCAATCGCTGCTGGTGTTAGTGCCGTTTACAACTTCAGCCCAATCTTAGCTGGTGTTCTGATGGGTGCATTCTGGCAAGTATTTGTTATCTTTGGTGTTCACTGGGGCTTTGTTGCCGTTATGATGACCAACATTGCGGCTATGGGTTATGACCCAATCTTAGGTTTATCACTTGCTGCATCATTTGCTCAAACTGGTGTTGTAGCTGCTATTATTTTCCAAACTAAGAATGAAAAGACTCGTAGTTTAGCTATTCCGGCTGTTGTTTCAGGAATCTTTGGTGTTACTGAGCCAGCTATTTATGGTGTTACTTTACCTCGTAAGAAGCCGTTCTACATTAGTTGTATCGCTTCCGCAATCGGTGGTGGCTTAATCGGAATGTTTGGTACCAAAGTTTACATTATGGCCGGAATGGGAATCTTCTCAATTCCAGACGCAATTAGTAAGAATGGTATCGACATGCGCGTTTATGGTTTGATTATTGCCATGGCAGTTGCTACTGTTTTAGGTTTTGGTTTACAAATGTTATTCGGTAAGAGCAGTGTTGATGCTCCACTTGATGGTGAAGCAGTTCCTGCTGGCGCAGCTGTTGCTGAAGGTAACGCTAACGCTGAAGTTGAAACTATCGCTAATGATGAAGCTGCTGATACTGCAGTTAAAGCTGAAGTAGTTGCTGCGCCATTAAACGGTACTGTTGTTGATTTAAAAGATGTTAAAGATAAAGTATTTTCAAGTGGTGCTATGGGTCAAGGTGCCGCAATTGAACCAAGTGAAGGCAAAGTTTATTCACCAATTAATGGTCAGATTGCTATGGTCTTCCCAACCGGACATGCGATTGGTTTAAGATCTGATAATGGTGCCGAAGTAATGATCCATATTGGAATGGACACAGTTGAACTTGACGGTAAGGGCTTTAAGACCTTAGTTGAAAAGGATCAAGCTGTTAAAGTCGGCGATCCATTAATTGAATTTGACATTGATGCCATTAAAAAGGCAGGTTATGTTGTTACAACTCCAGTGATCGTAACTAATTCAAAGGACTATAATGATGTTAAGGTGCTGGCAGATGGTCAAGTTAAGGCCACTGACGCATTTATTGACTTAAAATAG
- a CDS encoding PRD domain-containing protein, protein MKFVKNFNNNAALVSDESGVDWVVIGNGIGFGKKAGDEIDESKISRRFVAVEKNIELANSIGDIDTRTLALTTEIIQLASQKLQTKFSDYQYFALADHIDFVLKRADEGIDLGQETVRWEIHKLFPKEYDTALAAIKLIEEKTNLTLPRSEAVYLTYHFINAGSDQTKLQDTIKITKLIHGVIAIIEYQYGMQLDTESFSFNRFMTHLRAFMVRHICGINDDSGSELDRSLLELMKAKYRTAYDTVLKIGTYLQKQAGWELQPDDQVYLTLHVWRVTRRQNSSEPDSDERITSGK, encoded by the coding sequence GTGAAATTTGTCAAGAATTTTAATAACAATGCTGCTTTGGTGTCTGATGAATCCGGCGTTGACTGGGTTGTAATTGGTAATGGGATCGGCTTTGGTAAAAAAGCTGGCGATGAGATTGATGAGAGTAAGATAAGCCGTCGGTTTGTCGCGGTTGAGAAGAATATTGAATTGGCCAATAGTATCGGTGATATTGATACGCGTACATTAGCACTGACAACTGAGATCATTCAACTTGCTTCACAAAAACTGCAAACTAAGTTTTCTGATTATCAGTATTTTGCATTAGCCGATCATATTGATTTTGTGCTTAAACGAGCTGATGAGGGCATCGACTTGGGCCAAGAAACGGTCCGCTGGGAAATTCATAAGTTGTTCCCCAAAGAGTACGATACCGCTCTAGCAGCGATTAAGCTGATTGAAGAGAAGACAAACTTGACTTTGCCGCGTAGTGAGGCCGTTTATCTGACGTATCACTTTATCAATGCTGGCTCCGATCAAACTAAGCTGCAGGACACAATTAAGATTACGAAGTTAATCCATGGTGTCATTGCCATTATTGAGTATCAATATGGGATGCAGCTTGACACGGAATCATTTAGTTTTAATCGTTTTATGACGCATTTACGAGCATTTATGGTTCGACATATTTGTGGCATTAATGATGATAGTGGGAGTGAGCTAGATCGGTCTTTGCTGGAATTAATGAAGGCAAAGTATCGCACGGCTTATGACACGGTCTTAAAGATTGGTACTTATTTACAAAAGCAAGCTGGTTGGGAATTGCAGCCTGACGATCAGGTTTATCTGACTTTACATGTCTGGCGGGTAACGCGCAGGCAGAATAGTTCAGAGCCTGATAGTGATGAGCGCATAACAAGCGGCAAATAA
- a CDS encoding M15 family metallopeptidase: MTKEKIIAAAKAIKPDPAFLNIQKVDPSIIVDLKYATMDNFTDHVIYDFTTAIARAGTAKKLGVAAKLLKEQGYRIKVWDAFRPSTAQIKMYEVYPHDEWVAAPNPNYSHEKGVTFDLTITDMAGNELLMQSGFDDFTGKALRSYPRTEEQEHNYQILDDAMAKAGFHGYESEWWDYQDDDSDLYEPAQADPNDY, translated from the coding sequence ATGACTAAAGAAAAAATTATTGCGGCCGCTAAGGCAATCAAGCCAGACCCAGCATTTTTGAATATTCAGAAAGTTGATCCGTCAATTATCGTGGATTTGAAATATGCCACAATGGATAATTTTACAGATCATGTGATTTATGATTTTACAACGGCGATTGCTCGTGCTGGTACCGCTAAAAAGTTGGGCGTGGCAGCTAAATTATTAAAAGAGCAAGGTTACCGGATTAAAGTGTGGGATGCCTTTCGGCCAAGCACAGCCCAAATTAAAATGTACGAAGTTTATCCTCATGATGAATGGGTGGCTGCACCTAATCCTAATTACAGTCATGAAAAGGGTGTTACCTTTGATCTGACAATTACTGATATGGCAGGAAATGAACTCCTGATGCAAAGTGGTTTCGATGATTTTACTGGTAAAGCTTTGCGTTCATATCCGCGTACTGAGGAGCAGGAGCATAACTACCAAATTTTAGATGACGCAATGGCCAAAGCTGGCTTTCATGGTTATGAAAGTGAGTGGTGGGATTATCAAGATGATGATTCTGATTTATATGAGCCCGCACAAGCTGATCCCAATGATTATTAA
- a CDS encoding amino acid permease: MKEKSEENAPQLKKTIGVFGGSNILIGIMIGSGIFYIGSYVLQRSQMSMGYALLAWLIGGLVTLMGSLCFAELGAMNPETGGIYVYLSDAYSPVVGYMFTFQSMVIGGPGSIAAIAIALPMALTSFFHFNDLTVKIIAILLIVIFTIVNYFGVNIGEWVQNFFTVLKVLPLVLIIGLGVFFGHYTPNLSLSFPAGKGNVIDIIQMVAFAVIASLWAFEGWTNLNTVAGEMKNPQKNLPKALILSVGFTTVVYVLFNFAIYRSLPAKAIAKSIKAGQLYLGTNVAQTFMGYAGTILVAVTMVLAMISSLNGMILAFSRYYYAVAKDGLLWKTFEHIHPKYRTPDHGLIMQMIISIALVLTRDLNELTSLVVFSGAIFNLLSILAVPVLRYRQPDAARPYKVWAYPWTVIIAVVAFLIILINNFFDDPVTSLLGLLIPAISVGVYYYFRHKYPVNELN; encoded by the coding sequence TTGAAGGAAAAAAGTGAAGAAAACGCGCCGCAGTTGAAAAAGACGATTGGTGTGTTTGGCGGAAGTAATATTTTAATTGGGATTATGATTGGCTCAGGGATTTTTTACATTGGGTCATACGTTCTGCAGCGTTCGCAAATGTCAATGGGCTACGCACTACTTGCATGGCTGATTGGTGGGTTAGTTACTTTGATGGGGAGCTTGTGTTTTGCGGAATTAGGTGCCATGAATCCCGAGACTGGTGGGATTTATGTTTATCTGTCAGATGCTTATTCACCAGTAGTTGGTTATATGTTTACCTTTCAAAGTATGGTGATTGGCGGCCCCGGTTCAATTGCGGCAATTGCGATTGCGCTGCCGATGGCCTTGACAAGTTTCTTCCATTTTAATGATTTAACAGTAAAAATAATTGCAATTTTATTAATTGTTATTTTCACGATTGTCAATTACTTTGGTGTTAATATCGGTGAATGGGTACAAAACTTCTTCACGGTTCTGAAGGTTTTGCCGCTAGTCTTAATTATTGGCTTGGGTGTTTTCTTTGGTCACTATACGCCTAATTTATCATTATCATTTCCTGCTGGTAAGGGTAATGTGATTGATATTATTCAAATGGTAGCCTTTGCGGTCATCGCCTCGCTTTGGGCATTTGAGGGCTGGACGAACCTCAATACCGTTGCTGGTGAAATGAAAAATCCGCAAAAGAATTTGCCTAAAGCATTAATCTTATCAGTTGGCTTTACAACAGTTGTTTATGTACTGTTCAACTTTGCGATTTATCGTTCACTGCCTGCTAAGGCGATTGCCAAGTCAATCAAGGCAGGACAATTATACTTAGGTACGAATGTTGCGCAAACATTTATGGGCTATGCCGGTACAATTTTGGTTGCAGTTACAATGGTTTTGGCAATGATTAGTTCATTAAACGGCATGATTTTAGCCTTTTCACGTTACTATTATGCCGTTGCCAAAGACGGTTTATTATGGAAAACATTTGAACACATCCATCCAAAATACCGCACTCCAGATCACGGCTTAATTATGCAGATGATTATTTCAATTGCCTTAGTTTTGACGCGGGACTTAAATGAACTTACTTCTCTAGTTGTCTTCAGTGGTGCAATTTTTAACCTGTTGTCAATCTTAGCTGTACCTGTTTTGCGTTACCGCCAACCAGATGCTGCTAGACCATATAAAGTTTGGGCTTATCCGTGGACAGTCATCATTGCTGTTGTTGCCTTTTTAATTATTTTAATCAATAACTTCTTTGATGACCCCGTAACTTCACTGTTAGGTCTGCTAATTCCAGCAATTTCTGTTGGTGTCTATTATTACTTTAGACACAAGTATCCAGTTAATGAATTGAATTAG